The following DNA comes from Miscanthus floridulus cultivar M001 chromosome 5, ASM1932011v1, whole genome shotgun sequence.
CTGTGTTTTGGCGTtttgaagaccaagaaaccaGATTGGCGCCAAGAAACACAGCATAGCCTGAAGTGGAGCGACGAGTGTCGGGACACCCAGCCCAATCGGCATCAGTATAGACCACAAGTTCAGAAGGAGTGGAGGGCTAAAGGTGCAGGCCATGGCTGAGAGTTCCCTAAAGATAGCGGAGAATCCTCTTAACAGTAGACAAGTGAGGTTCGCAAGGATCATGCATGTGAAGGCATACATGTTGAACAGCATAAGCAATGTTTGGTCTTGTGAAAGTAAGGTACTGCAGGGCTCCTGTAAGACTGCGATAGTGGGTAGGATCAGTGACAGGAGCACCTTCGGTAGCAGAAAATTTAGCATTAGTGGTCTCTTCCTGTCACAATGTTTACTGCTTCCTTTATTACTAGCTGACTGCCTAGGAACCTCCCCTGGCTGTCACCTACTTACTCCCCCTCTTTACTGCTAGTATTTACTTCTCCTCTTTACTGCTAGTATTTACTTCTCCTTTTGCTGCTAGACGGCTGATGCCTGGGAATCTTCCCTAGCTGTCGCCTGTGTgcttccccctctctctcttgtgTTAGTCTAGCTCCTATATAAATCCATGTAATTTGGTTTACTCAATATGAATGAATACAAGAGCTAGTTCATCCTCTATCATGGTATCAGAGCGCGAGTCTCGCGGTTGAATCCTGGTTAgcgcaattaaataaaataattgcCGCTTGCTCCTATTTCACGTCTGAGGCCTGAGTGAGTCTCCACGTGAGGGGGAGTGTTGGAATATAAGTAAATTGCCCACCTCTCCCCAttagcttaagcttttgggttgaattGGTCGGTGCATGCAACTTAATAAAAAAGTTACTGATGGTTTTCTTTCCTGAAATCCAGCTGCTTATCTCCTCCTTTTAACAATATGTCCATGCAGAAGCCGTAGCACTGAATGCTCTAATTTCTGCGCTGAATGGCTAAGCTGCCACATCCTTAAACTTCATTTGTGGTTTCTGGCAGTTTTTATGGGCAATCTGTACTGCCTGTATTTGCATCTATTAATGGGCAAACATACTTCCTTTGTTTAATATTCCAGTGCCTTCTATTTGTGTTTGTAAAAACCTAATATTCTTGTTTTTCAACTCATCGTATCAAAATTTCTCTCACTGTTATGCAGTTCTTTGTCTTGAGAGACTATGCAAGAGAAACTCTTTCTTTGAGATGGCGATCTTGGATGACAAGTTATTATATGAAGCGTTACTTTAAAAACAGAACCTTTTACAAGATTCAATCTCAATCAATAATTGACAATCCAGATCAAAGGATAAATGATGATCTCAGCGCATTCACTGGAACAGCACTTGCATTCTCTCTCGCACTTTTCAATGCTGCTGTGGACTTGGTATCATTCAGCAACATCCTCTATGGAATCTACCCACCATTGTTTATTGTTCTTGTTGTCTACTCTCTTGGGGGTACTGCTATTAGTGTCTTCCTTGGTAAGGTATGTACTTGTCAATCATATATAATTTGCATAGAGTTATGTCAACACAACCAATAGTTGCTTATGCTTGCATAAACAGAATTTGGTCAACTTGAACTTCATGCAAGAGAAGAAAGAAGCTGATTTTCGTTACGGACTTGTCCGTGTTAGAGAAAATGCTGAATCGATTGCTTTTTATGGTGGTGAGGAAAATGAATTGCAACTTTTATTGGATCGGTTCAGGAGGGTTTTTGAGAACCTAAGTGTAAGCATTACTGTACTTTTGCCATCTACTCTTGTTTATTATTTCTTCATTGCCTTTTtttagtttcaaatacattgcaaACCATGTTAAACTAGTTATCTTTCGGTGATGGCAACCATATTAATGGCAGTTGGAATAGAGTATGAAGCTTGGAAACTGACCATAACTAGAACAAACAGAACTTGCTTGTTTTCAGTCCTTCCTTTGTCTTTCTAGAAACAAATATTATGTAATTTGCTTGGGCTGTTCAAATATGCAAACAGCGCTGAGTTAGCAGAAATATCTTTCATCATTTTCTTTTGCCAAATGATGTTCGGCGTTAGTATAGCAGATTACTTGTATTTCTATATCTTGGCTTTCTCTGCAACAAGATCTGATAATCATGTAAATCATACCTCTTGGGCAATAAATTTTCTTTTGTAATAATCAAATACAAGTCGTTGATTCTGAGATATTCCAACAAACTGCTAATAATGGTGATACTGTGGCAGGTGAGGAACAGAGCCTGGGGAGGTGTGGGTCTACACCCCTACCACCCAGGTTCGAGTCCTCTTCAACTCGAATTTGGGTGCCTATTTTATTCTTATTTACATGCCACATAGTTCTTTGTAGGTTGGTTGAGTTCTTTTTTGCTGGAGTAACTGGCTCTTTATGTGCTCTACCATTGAATTATCACCACGCAGCTGCTCTGTATTTTTATATTTAGCTATAAATTCCTGCTGTTAATTATTTTTCCAGGCTGGccagttcatatattttattttatgtTGCAGGAATTGCTGATAGCTTCTCGGAATCTGGAGTTTTTCACCAATGGTTATCGATATTTGATTCAGATTCTGCCAGCTGCAGTTGTTGCTCCAATGTACTTCTCAGGGAAAATTGAGTTTGGAGTAATAAACCAATCGGTGTCTGCTTTCAATCATATCCTCAGTGATTTTTCTCTCATTGTTTTCCAATTTCAGTCAATTAGTGCATTCTCAGCAGTTATCGATCGTCTAGGTGActtctctctcctcccttctcttgcTTCGTCCCTtcctgcctccctccctccctctgttAACTATAAATTCTTCGTAATATAGGTGAATTTGATGACCTATTGGATGGAAATGAATCCTCTCCATCATCTCAACGTGATAGCATTGATGGGATCAACATTGTTTTCAAAAGCAATGGTCCTTCTGTTCTTAGTTCTAATGGATCACTAACACAATCTGATCAAAGCATGGTTCTGGAAATTCGTAATTTGACATTGTTAACACCAAGAAGTGGAACTGTTCTTATTACTGGCCTCACTTTGGAACTAAAAGACAAGGACCACCTACTGGTATTTCATTTCTTTAACTACTTGCACATTTGGCAAAATAAATGTTAGCTCTGACACTTGACTGATCACTGAGGTGCTATGCTTATTTTCACTTTAGGTGATGGGACCTAGTGGTAGTGGGAAGACCTCACTATTACGTGCTTTGGCTGGCCTCTGGACTAGTGGTACTGGGGAGATCATATACCATGTGAGAAATTCTATGCAGCTTCAAAAATCAAATTCAAGTTCTGATGAGCCATCCAACATGAATTTAGAAGGTGGAGAATTGTTGCGAAGTTCCAAGCAAAGAAGAGATAATGGCATATTCTTCGTCCCACAAAGACCATATATGGTTTTGGGAACACTTCGTCAACAGTTGCTCTATCCTACATGGACTGAAAAGGCTCATCACTCACCAGATAATGATGCTCAAAATTCAGGTAGCTCTTCGTATGTTGCTCAAAATTGTTAGTTGTAGGATGTCGAACAAAACTACTTAAATCTGTTTGGAGTGTGTTCAGGAAACAAAACTATTAAATGTACGTGCAAAGGTACTCATGGCAGCATTTTCCTGAAATATGCATGTGCATTTATCCTAAATCCAGATCCTCTTCCTTTTCTGTCTGAAGTCTCCACATCAGATGGAGTCAGTGCCAAATCTGAGGTGCCCACAACGTCTGAACTGATCAAAGTCCTTGAGGTTGTTAAGTTGGGCTACATATTGCCTCGTTTTAATGGCTTCGACTCTATGCATGACTGGGCCAGTGTTCTTTCGCTGGGGGAGCAGCAGCGTCTTGCATTCGCTCGGTTGTTACTTGCTACACCCACTTTGGTCCTACTGGATGAGTCAACAAGCGCACTTGATGAAGCAAATGAGGTAAACTGAATTCTTGTTACTCTGCTATACTTTTTTTTGCTTGCTTGTTATGAAACACTGTAGTCTTAGATTCATAGCCCACCGAGTGGCACAAATGTTTTCAACCATCACAGAGTAGAAGAAAAGGAAGGGGTTTGGTGTTCCAGGGCATCCCTTTGTATGGATGAAGAACTAATGTACTGTGTACTCACACCTACTTTGAAGTCAACTCTAACTAGTTTTATTTGTGCCACAGGCTCATCTATACAGTCAGATTGAAGCTGCAGGCATTACTTACATAAGCATCGGACACCGGAAAACACTTCACAAGTTCCACGACAAGGCCCTGTACATTTCGAAGTCTGATTCGACAGACACAAATCTACGCAGCTGGGAGCTAAAGCCCACAGACCAGCTTCCACTTGAAGAGTCATCTCCATTCCCTTCATGATAACTTCAGTATTTGTCCCTCTGGTTGCCCCTTCCTCAGTTTTCGTCCAACATTTGGCCCCAACCAGAAGTATGGCTCACCCGTTACTCTGTCAGGCATCGCCAATAGTGCTACAAGCTGAAGTTGGACTGTTTTGGGAGTTACTCTTCAGTTGGATCGTCAAGATTGTAATTGTTGCCATGCTACGACTGGCCGACCCGGGCTTCAGGATAGGATAGCTCATCTTTCCATGTGCACTCAGACCTTAGAGAGGAGAACAGTATAGAATATACATAACTCGGATGCAAGTACTTATGGTCTTGGTGTTACTAGTCTTTGATCTGTATTTTAACTTGCTCTTATTCCAGAAGGAGCAACGAAGTATTTTAATCGCAAAAAAAGGAGTCTTTGCTCTGATTTTTACTCGAttctttgtttgtttgtttgtttttgagCGGAATTCTTTGTTTGATGAAGCTGTGCAAGGAATTTCAGTTCTTAGACTCTGGAGTGTGCTGGGCCGACCTCCCCCGTGAGTTACGCTAATTTGGGCCTAATTTTGTGTGCTCATGGGCTGTTCGATTAAAGGCCGGTAGCAGGCCGTTGGGTGGGGTCTCGAGTGCAACTACGGCCCGCATTCTTCTCGTTCTCtctcaaagaaaagaaaaaaagaagcagCTACGGCCGTTTGTTTCCCTCCaataaaaggaaaggaaagagaAGGTACACACGTTCTTCCCCaatccatcatcatctgatccctGCCCTTGTTGTCCTCCAGATGATTTATCTGTCTGCTCGATTGAGTGGCtagctttttttttttcctttcctggGCACGTGGTTAGCCAAGCCACTTTTGAAGACAGACTCAACAGAACTTCTGCCGACAGATCACAGACTAGCTTACAACAGTAAAATGCCCACTCAACAAATTCCATGTACCCTTTTTCTGGGCACATGGTTAAACAAGCCTTAAATGGTGAGAAGCAGCAGCTGCTCATCTCCCTTGTACCTGTCGACATTTGTGGGTTCATTTCTCTGCATGCGTGGCTAGCTGCATCCAGCAGCTCGACAAGTCAGCTAGCAAGCATGCATAtagttttttctcgaatacgcaccgGTGTGCATATCATTGTATCAGAAGAAAGAGTTTATAATACAATATAAGAGTTCCGCTCCAGGCCATTAGTTTTTGTGCACGCTACGTTATGAAATAAAATGTTCCTGATCCATGGATATCTTGACGACGTCCTAGTCCTGCGCCAGCGCACGTAGCCCGCCCGCTCCGGCCTAAATCCAGTGGTCGGCTTCGGCCTTGATGATGTGCAGTAGGTCGCCGACGAACGATATCGACTCCCGGAAACATCTTGCGTTCCATTCCTTCCATAGTTGCCAGGAGACGAGGGCGAAGAGGGAGTCCATGCCATTTCACCGATCGCCGTTGAACACTGACCACAATCGGCGCCACCAGGAGAGTGTCGTTTGGGAGGCTGGTGGAACTTGCTGCCCGAGCGCTTGTAGGACATAGAACCACACCTCACGAGAGAACGGGCATACCACAATGATGTGGTCGATTGTTTCCTGTCCCTAGTCGCAGAGGTAGCATAACTCACGTGCCTCGAGTCCGTGTCTCACCCTTCTGTCGCCGGTCCAGTGTCGTCTTTTCATGGCAAGCCAAAGGAAGATCTTGACCTAGAGCGGAGCTCACGTTTTCCAGATCAATCTATGGCCTGGCATTTTGATGGATCCGCTGTGCATCATGTTGTATGCTTATTTGGCCGTGTAGCATCCATCTGGTGTCCAGCGACAAATGGTCTTGTCAGGCTCATTGCCAAGATGGATGTCCACAACGACTGCCCAGAGATGTAGGTAGTCAGTGAGCTTGAGCACTGAGAGACCTCCACTTATGCAGCACACCCATcttctatcatggagcccttgtCTGACCGTTAACGTGCATCGCACCCACTGCGTAATTCTCTGGTGAAGGTATGGGGCGATGGTGGCGACGTCCTCCCCATCAATTCACCGGTCTTCCCAGAACAGAGCCTTTCGCCCGTCACCTAGCCTGGTGAAGGTTGACGCTCTGAAGAAGGATTGGACTTCTTTGGAGGTATGGATCGGCAATTGGCTCCACGCACGATCTTGATCGGTCTTCTGCAGCCATAGCCAGCGCGTTTGGAGGGTGAAACCGGCTAGCTTCATGTCGTTGATCCCAAGTCCACCGAGCTCTTTCGGTCTGCAGCAGGTTTGCCAGGCAACCATGCACTTTCCTCTAATTGACTGATCCGTCCCGGCCCAAAAGAACCGCCTGCAGATGTCGTTGATCTCTTTCCTTGCCCAAGGAGGTAGATTTTCTGCCATCATGGTGTAGATGGAAACCGCCCATAGGACCGACACTTTACCCAGACCAACCTTCCGCTTCTCGCCATTAGCGATCCATGGCTCGGTGGTAGCTTCCTGGCGACTGCTTCTACCAGGGACTGGTAGTGGGCTTTAGGGATTGATTTCGTACTGAGAGGCAGCCCCAGGTACTTGATGGGAAATGTCTGCACTTGACAGCCGAGGATGGACACAATTTCCGGCAGAACGTCCTCGCCTCCGTAGATGGCGGTGACTGAGCACTTGGCTAGGTTCGTGTGCAGCCCCGGCGTCTGTCCGAAAATGCTGAGGATCTCCTTGACTGCCCATGCATATAGTAGTCATCAGATGATCTAGATAAGTAGTTACAGTATAAAGGAGAGACAGACATCTCCTTTTGTGAATTGTGATGTTAATGTGAGGGAGAGACAGAAATCATGTTGACTGATGCGGCTGAGCCCTCTATGCATAATATTGCTTGctttatatataaataaatacatatataTAGTTATCAAATATATGCGCCACAGAATGCACCAATCTGCCACAAATAATATCAGATACACTCCACCCAAATGTAACCAAAGGCTAGCATATGGACTAACTGAACTAGTAAGACAATATATAGTTCATTTTGGAGTTATTTTTTTAAGCAGACATCTtgcagttttttttaattttctccaTGTTGTCACACGTATATACAATATACCCAACTACGTACCCATCATCTTATTTCACCCGGATCGAGTTCACATTCTTCTCCCACCAGTTCCGGACTCCCTTTGGCAGTTGAAGTAGACAGCGGCGACCGGCAAGCCGAGGTTGTAGAGCTCGGCGAAGTCGCGGGTGCTGAAGTTCTGCCGCCACCCTGGGGCGTAGACCGTCTGCCGGCCGAGCTGTTGGAAGAGCAGAAACACCACCCTGTGGATTCCCAGCACCGGCCGTGGGCTCTCGTAGCACACAACCTCAGTCCCTGTTTGTTCAAGCAAGAATATCCAATGGCATTAGCCGCTACCAATGGGAATCAATCTGAGAGTATGTTGGTTCCTAGATCGTTTGTAGTACATACCAAAAGAAACTCCAGTCGTCGCCGGAATGTCAGTGACCAGCCTGCAACAGAAGATCAATGTAATTTTGATTTAGCACATCTTCGTCTACGGGATACTATCAGATCATGATTGAGGTTCGAGAAATTTATTAGATGTATACGTGTTGtagcatgtatagatttgtaacATAAATTGTTTTGGGCTACATATACTAAAGGTCACCAAACACAAGGGTTGTGAGGCGGTGTTTTCCCAATTCTTTCTATCTGTCTACATTGTATCACGAGTTCCAGATTCTATGATTCTTTTACTTCCGCTGCCATAATTTAGGCTATATATATGAAAACTCACTTAACCCTAGAGGTATGAGCTATTTTCCCAATTCTTTCTATCTACAAAATCGAAGTCAAGTTGATGTTTTTCTTTCTATAAAACTGCAAGTTGACGTGTTTGAACTGGACTGACCCAGGAAATTAAATCTATAGCACAAGTCCCCAAAACATAATACTATAGCAAGGTTTCTCGTAATATACATCAGCGTAGTGATATTGGGGCATCTGTACGTAGATTATCCACTTCATTTTTCCCACAAATGGTTCTAATGCACTtgcaaggtatatatatatatatatatatatatatatatatatatatatatatatatttgatatgATTTTGGAAAAGCCCTGCACACTGCCAAGCTCTTTATCTTCGTTGGCACTCAACTAAAAGATGTTTGGAATGAGTTAGCACCTCACATAATTTGCCCGATAAAAAGGTGCTATGTTAAATATTGATGCATGATTATTCTTATTGTGTGCTTTGAGCTAGTAAAACATCATATGGTGTGGCAGTAGCATGCATCAATACCTTCCATGATCCTGGACAAATATTTGAAAATGCATAAACTAACATTCTAGTGTGATCAGGGCAATTAGTTAACGTcttttttcctttgccgagtgtcctagatctgggcactcggtaaagttttttttcatttttttcttctctttcttttccagaaaaaagatattttttctttgccgagtgtcttagatctgggcacttggcaaaaaaaaaatttatatattttttcttctcattctttctcagaaaaaagattttatttctttgccgagtgtaaaaaaaaaacactcggcaaacatggagtttgccgagtgttttcttttgacactcggcaaacctcctctttatcaagtgtttttttttgtcgagtgtttttagcgcagcactcggcaaaaaacttgtttgccgagtgcccgagagaatATACTCGGCAAAcgtaaaaacactcgacaaatttaACGTTTCCGGTAGTGTCAAAAGTCTCAAAAATACTGTGATGAGATACTGAAATGCATACTTGTCTACATATATTTGATCTACAGTATATATGTACCTGTGACTGGGACGGGAGGAGGCTGGATACTCTGGGATTAgtttattaattaatttattatatgtAGTACGTACACAGCACCACGCCACTACCGTACGAGGTGGAATGTGGACAGGGCTAAGATCCTGACAGTACGTGTGCATGTTGTATGATGTCTTTCCAAGAAAGAGACGGCCGGGAAGGGTGGACAGCATCAGCAAGTTTATCACGTGGCGTGAGCGTGAGCGTACCGGTTGGTTACCATATGCAAGACGCTGTGCGTACAAAAGATTCAAGTTCCTGCACGAACGAATAGAAGCAGTAGCTAGCAGATTACCAGTGCAGGTACTCCCTGTGGTTGGGATCGCTGGGGCTTGGCGCATCAGGATCCACCATCACCTGCAGATCGATTATCAGAATCAGATCAGGCATGCGGTTAAGCAGCAGGCTACTAATATATTGCTGGCTTGGAAGAATGTGCATGTAGTAGACAAGAGACCTCGATGCTGTGACTGCGAATGATGGAATGAGCTACAGTGTACGTACGAGGGTGTAGAAGGTGCGCATGTCGGGTCCGCCGACCTCGACGCGCGGCTGGTCGGCGATGGCGGAGGTCCTGAGCTCGCAGCCGTTGGAGATCCCGCGCGCGGCGTAGGCGACGCGGAGCGGCACCCGGCGCACGAAGGGGTCCACCACGTCGCCGATGATGCGCCCCACCACCAGCGGGTCCCCGCGCtgcatggccgccgccgctgctgcgtgCCCCTCCCTGCCGCtagctcgtcctcctcctcctccagaccACACCACAGCAGGCCGGTCAGATAATGGAAATGGACTGTCCGTGCTGCTGGCTGCTGTTTTCTAGCTCAGTCTAGGAAAGCAAGGACAGCCCCTGCCCTGCCAGGATAACCCTCACCACCCCAGCAGCAGGCCATCCACCAGACATCAGATCCATCCATCAAAGCAAACCGGCCTCTCCACGTACGTTAGCTACTGTTCCATTGAGCATTTGAGCCGGCAACAGCTACTGCTGCAGCTGGCTGGCTGTTCGTTGGGATGAAGACTGAAGAGAGAGACAGATCGATCTTTGGGGGAGTAGTAGTAGCGACGAAGAAAGGAAATGAGAGTGGAGAGaagctggctgctgctgctgctttgaCGCGCCTGACGAGACAGCGGATTGGTGCTCCAGTAGGATGAAGGGAGAGGGGGGGCGGGTCGGGTCGTCCTAGGTCCTTCCTTCTTGTCACCCCGGGACGTTGGGCCATCATGTCACCCCCGCCTCTGTCGAGTTCCCATTGGCCGCTCCGCCAGACTTTGCTGGCCCCCCAGCCACCCCGCGGTAACAACGACAACAGGCCGCGTGCCGTACGCGCCCAGGACGTCGACACCTCACACCCCCCGCCCGTTTACCCGCACGGTAAAAGAAAAACCCCCGCCTTTGACGTGTCGATCTCCTGCGGTGCCTGGCCGGCGGCCGGTTTGCGGTGGAGGCCGAATGAGCACCCGCAGAGACTGCTACGCGTTCGCCTCTATGCCCGCCTGCCAGTCGTGACTACTTGATTTGTGTTACGTTGGTCTCGTTGGGTCATGAATCTTATTATTATGCACTAATCATGTGTGTGCACTCTTATCCTAAATCGATTAGATTAGACGCGTGACCGTTACAATATCTCTAACAGTACCAAAAGATTAATGGTCCCAAAAAGAACCTAGTTTCGCGACATGTTCCCAATAACCTAAAAAAGTCTCCGTTCAACCTTCCAAACCAACCAACAAATTTCaagtgtactccctccatccgaaAAAAACATAGCTTTGAATATGGCCGAGCCCTAGTCCAGGTTCAAAGTTAGAACCATATTCTTTTCGAGACGGAGGAAGCATTTTAATTGTTAGATACtcacgttttgacttttctacatACACAGTTTTTGTTATGTacatagatatacactatgtctagatacatagtaaaagtaatTTATCTAGAAatgctaaaacgtcttataatttgggatagagggagtaggAACCTAGCTCTAAATTACGACTTGCTC
Coding sequences within:
- the LOC136449395 gene encoding ABC transporter D family member 2, chloroplastic-like isoform X2, whose product is MRLSTPIPIRFPSTALPPQLPPLLLPRPPHRLASVLAPRSAARRRGLPPPPPAVTSIMRRCGRRRAAPPPAAAGGGGEVAVPDAQEKRDGTDLKTLATRFWKVAAPYWWSEDKTQARLRLAAVFALTLGTTGISVGFNFLGRDFYNALADKDQQKFTTQLLYYLGAFAGGIPFFVLRDYARETLSLRWRSWMTSYYMKRYFKNRTFYKIQSQSIIDNPDQRINDDLSAFTGTALAFSLALFNAAVDLVSFSNILYGIYPPLFIVLVVYSLGGTAISVFLGKNLVNLNFMQEKKEADFRYGLVRVRENAESIAFYGGEENELQLLLDRFRRVFENLSELLIASRNLEFFTNGYRYLIQILPAAVVAPMYFSGKIEFGVINQSVSAFNHILSDFSLIVFQFQSISAFSAVIDRLGEFDDLLDGNESSPSSQRDSIDGINIVFKSNGPSVLSSNGSLTQSDQSMVLEIRNLTLLTPRSGTVLITGLTLELKDKDHLLVMGPSGSGKTSLLRALAGLWTSGTGEIIYHVRNSMQLQKSNSSSDEPSNMNLEGGELLRSSKQRRDNGIFFVPQRPYMVLGTLRQQLLYPTWTEKAHHSPDNDAQNSVSTSDGVSAKSEVPTTSELIKVLEVVKLGYILPRFNGFDSMHDWASVLSLGEQQRLAFARLLLATPTLVLLDESTSALDEANEAHLYSQIEAAGITYISIGHRKTLHKFHDKALYISKSDSTDTNLRSWELKPTDQLPLEESSPFPS
- the LOC136449395 gene encoding ABC transporter D family member 2, chloroplastic-like isoform X1 — its product is MRLSTPIPIRFPSTALPPQLPPLLLPRPPHRLASVLAPRSAARRRGLPPPPPAVTSIMRRCGRRRAAPPPAAAGGGGEVAVPDAQEKRDGTDLKTLATRFWKVAAPYWWSEDKTQARLRLAAVFALTLGTTGISVGFNFLGRDFYNALADKDQQKFTTQLLYYLGAFAGGIPFFVLRDYARETLSLRWRSWMTSYYMKRYFKNRTFYKIQSQSIIDNPDQRINDDLSAFTGTALAFSLALFNAAVDLVSFSNILYGIYPPLFIVLVVYSLGGTAISVFLGKNLVNLNFMQEKKEADFRYGLVRVRENAESIAFYGGEENELQLLLDRFRRVFENLSELLIASRNLEFFTNGYRYLIQILPAAVVAPMYFSGKIEFGVINQSVSAFNHILSDFSLIVFQFQSISAFSAVIDRLGEFDDLLDGNESSPSSQRDSIDGINIVFKSNGPSVLSSNGSLTQSDQSMVLEIRNLTLLTPRSGTVLITGLTLELKDKDHLLVMGPSGSGKTSLLRALAGLWTSGTGEIIYHVRNSMQLQKSNSSSDEPSNMNLEGGELLRSSKQRRDNGIFFVPQRPYMVLGTLRQQLLYPTWTEKAHHSPDNDAQNSDPLPFLSEVSTSDGVSAKSEVPTTSELIKVLEVVKLGYILPRFNGFDSMHDWASVLSLGEQQRLAFARLLLATPTLVLLDESTSALDEANEAHLYSQIEAAGITYISIGHRKTLHKFHDKALYISKSDSTDTNLRSWELKPTDQLPLEESSPFPS
- the LOC136449395 gene encoding ABC transporter D family member 2, chloroplastic-like isoform X3 — encoded protein: MPLLDQQKFTTQLLYYLGAFAGGIPFFVLRDYARETLSLRWRSWMTSYYMKRYFKNRTFYKIQSQSIIDNPDQRINDDLSAFTGTALAFSLALFNAAVDLVSFSNILYGIYPPLFIVLVVYSLGGTAISVFLGKNLVNLNFMQEKKEADFRYGLVRVRENAESIAFYGGEENELQLLLDRFRRVFENLSELLIASRNLEFFTNGYRYLIQILPAAVVAPMYFSGKIEFGVINQSVSAFNHILSDFSLIVFQFQSISAFSAVIDRLGEFDDLLDGNESSPSSQRDSIDGINIVFKSNGPSVLSSNGSLTQSDQSMVLEIRNLTLLTPRSGTVLITGLTLELKDKDHLLVMGPSGSGKTSLLRALAGLWTSGTGEIIYHVRNSMQLQKSNSSSDEPSNMNLEGGELLRSSKQRRDNGIFFVPQRPYMVLGTLRQQLLYPTWTEKAHHSPDNDAQNSDPLPFLSEVSTSDGVSAKSEVPTTSELIKVLEVVKLGYILPRFNGFDSMHDWASVLSLGEQQRLAFARLLLATPTLVLLDESTSALDEANEAHLYSQIEAAGITYISIGHRKTLHKFHDKALYISKSDSTDTNLRSWELKPTDQLPLEESSPFPS
- the LOC136449397 gene encoding protein FLOWERINGUS T 1-like, giving the protein MQRGDPLVVGRIIGDVVDPFVRRVPLRVAYAARGISNGCELRTSAIADQPRVEVGGPDMRTFYTLVMVDPDAPSPSDPNHREYLHWLVTDIPATTGVSFGTEVVCYESPRPVLGIHRVVFLLFQQLGRQTVYAPGWRQNFSTRDFAELYNLGLPVAAVYFNCQRESGTGGRRM